Part of the Bubalus bubalis isolate 160015118507 breed Murrah chromosome 9, NDDB_SH_1, whole genome shotgun sequence genome is shown below.
AACAAAGATGGCTTAGAATGGAGTGTAGATGGGAggagtgaactcgctcagtcatgtctgactctttgtgaccgcatggagcctgtcaggctcctccatccatgggattctccaggcaagaatactggagtgggttggggaggagaggaggggtcaAATTCAGGACACATTTTGGAGACAGAGACAACTGGATTCAGCAAAAGATCTGAAGAATGTTTTGGGTCTAGAAAACAATGAATCAAggctgacttctttttttaatcttttacttttaaaaaatttatttttaattggaagataattgctttacaagagcttccctggtggctcagtggtaacgaatccacctgcaatgcgggagacttgggagatgtgggtttgatccatgggtcgggaagatcccctggaggaggacatgacaacccactccagtattcttgcctgggaaatgccatggacagaggagcctggtgggctacagtccacaaggttgcaaagagttggacatgacttggtgccTAGACAACAATAATAGGGAGTTTTTCTGTGGCCATGTCATATCTAGGATAATAAAGACAGCCAAGCTTGTTGCCTAGTTCATCATCTTTCTGGTCCACCGTCCAGTGATGTGCTGAGCCTGCTGAGATGGGGGTGGCTGCAGGCTGGATTTCCCAGGCTATCTTCCTCCTGGCTGTAGTGGGacccagggagggggctggggcccCATCCGgagctggtggtccagtggaagaGCTGGGTGGGAAAAGTTGGTTGGCTTTCAGCATCCCtcactttctctctgtctctctccctcctagTTTGCCTTCCTGTGTACCAGAAGCTGGGGGGGAAAACTACATTGCCCAGAGTTCTTTGCAGCTCTGGTTCTGGATGCTGATTAGGTTCAACCCTTGAGCAATGCTCCTGAGAGATCTGGAATGTAGAAGTGAGAcagaacagtgtgtgtgtgtgtttaattatttaaaaatagttttaagttcattttaattaattttgttcaGTGTCCTAGTGGACCTCTCTCTGTGGCTTTGTGAGTGTTGGGGTGGCGTTTTTTAACTCAGTTATTTCCTGTGGCAGCCCTCTGATTCTCCAGTCTGCAGAGGAAGCAGCTCCCAGGGTGGTGTTCCAACCTATTCTAGGGCTACACCAAAGAGGGCCTCATAGGCAGCAATatcagcatcacttgggagcttgttaaaaatgcagtttcTCCCCTTCCCCCTGCCCCTTACTGAATCAGAGATTATAAGATGGAACTCAGGAAGCTGTGTTCATGCAAACCTTTCCTGCtgactctgtgctgtgctgtgctgagtcactcatagtcgtgtccgactgtgcgatcttgtggactgtagtccgccaggctcctctgtccatggaattctccaggcaagaatactggagtgagttgccattgccctcctccagaggatcttccagaccctggcatcaaacccacttcttttatgtctcctgcaggttctttaccactagcgccacctgggaagtcccctcgTGACTCTGCTGTACATCAAATTTAAGCAGCATTGGCTTACAAccctctctcccagcccctccAGAGATGCTGTAAGCCCCTAAATCCTCACTCTAAATGACTCGTACAGCTGCCAAGTGGATGCCTGGGGGCTCAGCAGGGCCCTCCTGCTGAGTATCCAATCCCTTTCTGCTTAATATGCCTAGAGTCTCCCACACTGAACACTGGCTGATAAAGTACAATCAGAGTTCTTGACCTAAACTATCAGTTTGAATCCCAGGTCACTGCTTCATAACCAAGGGATCATGGGCAAGAAACTTTGTGCTGCAAATTGTAATTTCTAAAGATGGTCATAGTTGTAGCTTCTGTTTCACATGCTCTTCTAGAATCTTGCTACTCAACCCTCAAGAGTTGGAGTCTACAACCTATCCTCTGGAACCTGAACAGGTCTTTGTGAACACTTTAATTAGGAGTCCTCAGGACAGCAAGTGACCTCTAAAGCTGTTAGAAAAATGCAATGGGATGTTTGCTGTTGGAGGAACCCAGCCCAGGCAGATCATAGAGAAGTCCCAACACCCTCCTTCTACCCACCCCTGCTGAGCCCCCAGAAATCTATTTGGTGGCTATGTGAGTGAGTCAGTCACCTTGAAAGGAGACCCCTCAGCCTCAAAGAAGATTCTGTAGCTGATGCCACAGGGAGCACCAATAAGCTACCTTTCCAAGCCCTGCCCAAATTGCAGATTTGggagcaaaataaaaaattgctGTTGCTTTAAGCCCCTAAATTTTTGGGGGGGGTTAGTTTGTATGCAGCAAAGGCTAACTGATAACACTGTCTAAAAgctcagatctttttttttttttttttggccatgccatgcagcttgtgggatcttagttccctaaccagggattgaacctgtgccctgtgCAGTGAAAGCAatgagtcctaacctctggatcACCCAGAGGCAATTAGCTTCATTGTGCtatctgtgcttagtcactcagtcatgtctgactctttgcaaccccgtggactgtagcccaccaggctcttttgtccatggggagtttccaggcaagaatactggagtgggttgccatgccctcctccaggggatcttcctgacccaggaattgaaccggggtctcctgcatagcaggcagatttttttaccagctgagctaccagggaagcctgactagGTTCATTGGTAGAAACTCCATCCAGAACCAGGGAATTTTCTAAAAGCTCAGATCTTACAGGGTTGGTGTGAGGCTTATAAGACATGTATCAGGCCCATCAAAGTGCTTCACAGTGTTAGTGACCATCGCCCTGGCAGGACTGCCCCTGAGGCACTACCCACGGCTGCCATCTCCCCGACACCCTTTCCTAGAGGTTCCCCCTGCAACGTTCCATACTTGCAAGATGCCCCACAGAGAGTGGCGGCACCTCCATCACTCAGCACCCACCCAGTACCAGGTACTGTGCCCTGAGTCCTTACAAAAATCCTTGAGGTGTGGCATGGGGGGAAAACAtgagcccattttacaggtgaggcaaTCAAGGCTCAGAGTGGGCAAGCATCTTGCTCAACACTGGAGGGTGAGTTGGTAGCATAACTCGGTCTGACTCTGAAATCACTGTCCACCCCCAGATTAAAAGTCCCTTCAGCTCCCAACTCCATCCCACAGGGAGAGGAGGGGTGACGAAAAACGCACTTGGCAGAAACATGGCAGGACAACAATTAATTTATTGAGAGTGAGGCAGTGGGGAAGGTCAGGGAACAGCCTCTCTTGTCCACATGCTCCAGGGCTTCTTTCTCCCCAGCAGCACCCTTGAAAAGCCAAGGTTGGCAGGAGCCGAGGGGAGTGAATTTAGAGAAGTGGGCTCAGGGGATCCAGAGAGAAGGAGGGATTAGAGGGTGGGTGGGGCTTGTGGGGTAAAAGGTGAGGCACattgggagaggagaggagaggagaggctcAGAGGGAGGGGGCAAATAAGTCAGGGTTTATAGTCTGTGGGTGTAAAGGGGGATGGGGGGCTTGAAGGGAGGTCAAAGGTGGAGAGGTCAGGGGTGAAGGAGGGATCAGGGAATTAAAGGTGGGACTTGTGGGGTCGGAGGTGAAGCAGGGctcatgggggtggggtggggagggtgtgtTCAACGTGGAGAGCTCAAGGGCGGGGATAAAGTGAGGCTCAAAGGTCAACGGTTGGCCAGGGGAAGAGGTGCAAGGTTGTAGGGTCAGAGGTGAGTCAGGCTGGGAGGTGAAGCAGGGATTCTTGGTGGTCAAAGGTCAGCCTCCTAGTAGGGTGCGGAGGTGAAGTGATGGAGGCGCCCTAGGCCACCTCCTCCTCGGCCTCCTCCTCAAACTCGCCCTCCTCGGCCGTGGCGTCCTGGTACTGCTGGTACTCGGACACCAGGTCATTCATGTTGCTCTCGGCCTCAGTGAACTCCATCTCGTCCATGCCCTCGCCCGTGTACCAGTGCAGGAAGGCCTTGCGCCGGAACATGGCTGTGAACTGCTCTGAGATGCGCTTGAACAGCTCCTGGATGGCCGTGCTGTTGCCGATGAAGGTGGCGGCCATCTTCAGGCCGCGGGGCGGGATGTCGCACACGGCCGTCTTCACGTTGTTGGGGATCCACTCCACGAAGTAGCTGCTGTTCTTGCTCTGCACGCTCAGCATCTGCTCATCCACCTCCTTCATGGACATGCGGCCCCGGAAGACGGCGGCCACGGTCAGGTAGCGGCCGTGGCGTGGGTCGCACGCGGCCATCATGTTCTTGGCGTCGAACATCTGCTGGGTCAGCTCAGGGACTGTCAGCGCCCGGTACTGCTGGCTGCCCCGGCTGGTCAGTGGGGCGAAGCCGGGCATGAAGAAGTGCAGGCGAGGGAAGGGCACCATGTTCACGGCCAGCTTGCGCAGGTCGGCGTTGAGCTGGCCCGGGAAGCGCAGGCAGGTGGTGACCCCGCTCATGGTGGCCGACACCAGGTGGTTGAGGTCCCCGTAGGTGGGGGTGGTCAGTTTCAGGGTGCGGAAGCAGATGTCATACAGCGCTTCATTGTCGATGCAGTAGGTCTCGTCTGTGTTCTCCACCAGCTGGTGCACGGACAGGGTGGCGTTGTAGGGCTCCACCACCGTGTCCGACACCTTGGGTGAGGGCACCACGCTGAAGGTGTTCATGATGCGGTCGGGGAACTCCTCGCGGATCTTGCTGATGAGGAGAGTCCCCATTCCAGACCCTGTACCCCCGCCCAGCGAGTGGGTCAGCTGGAAGCCCTGCAGGCAGTCACAGCTCTCAGCCTCTTTCCGAACCACATCCAGGACCGCGTCCACCAGTTCAGCGCCCTCTGTGTAGTGGCCTTTGGCCCAGTTGTTGCCGGCTCCAGACTggcctgaagaaggaaagggaggggacACCCAGGCTGATATGGGGAAATCCCacgctccaccccacccccagtcatCTAGTAGTTAAATCgtaataagaaaattattattactatccaTTATGAATTGTTCTTTTGGGTTCCATCCTTGCTTCCCTTCACCCAGCAGCTAGAAGgatatttttttggaaagaattattatttttatttatttggctgcacggtCCGTTTCAACGTGTGAAatctgtttcctgaccagggattgaacctgggccctctgcattgggagcatggagtcttagccattggaccaccagggaagtcctggctagAAGGATTCTGATGAAATCTAAATCATGTTCCACCTTAGCTCAAAACCACCCCCACTTCCTCTCTTTCAGTAAAAGCTCCAGTCCTCCCTGAGTCCCACAAGGTCCTGTATGACTTCTTGGTCCACTGCCCCCCCAAtaccctttcctcctccctctccccctcgcTCATTCCGCTCTAGACACACAGGCTTCCTGGCTGTTCCTCCAACACACCGAGCCTGGTCCTGCCAAGGGCCTTGGCATGGGCTGTACACTCTGCCTGGGGTGCTGTTCCCTCAGATACATACATggctcctccctctttccctcctttaGGACTTAGAGGCTCTGCCTGACCAATCTATACAACTGCAAATCTTCCCCATTTCTAATTCCTCTTCCATACttgatttttctccatagcactgataaacttgttcttttttttttttattttaattattatgctTATTGTCTGTAATCTTGGAGGGGAATGCAAGCTCCAGAGGACAAGGATTAGGATTAGACTGTCAGCTGTCATTTTTGTGAACCGGTAATATTTCTTCTTGCCCCCTTCTCTGCTTCCAACCTGGTCCGGCCCCCTTATCACCCATCTTGATCAGAACAGTGGCTTCTGCACTGGTTCAAGATCTTTCTGTGTTGTTGGGTGTTGTCATTATAGACATGCCTGAACCGGCTAAATCTGCTCCTGCCCCTAAAAAGGGCtctaaaaaagctgtgaccaaggcccagaagaaggaTGGCAAGACACGCAAGCACAGCCGTAAGGAGAGCTACTCCGTGTACAtgtacaaggtgctgaagcaagtcCATCCAGACACTGGCATCTcgtccaaggccatgggaatcatgaactcctttgtCAACGACATTTTTGAGCGCATCGCTGGCGAGGCATCACGCCTGGTGCATTACAACAAGCGCTctatcacatccagggagatccagaccaccgtgcgcttgctgctacctggggagctggccaagcactccgtgtccgagggcactaaggctgtcaccaagtataccagctccaagtaaatataatatgcctaaccgctgttaacggagaaggcaatggcaccccactccagtactcttgcctggaaaatcccatggacggagggcctggtgggctgtagtccatggggtcgctaagagtcggacacgactgagcgacttcactttcactttcccccagccccagctTACAACCTCTCCACAATCTGTTCTCCTTGAAGCCACTAGAGGGCGCCTGTGAAAACCCACGTCAGGTGCAACGCCTCCTCCGCCCGCTGCCCATCCAGGGCTCCCATCTCCCTGGGATAAAAACCAGTCTCCCCAGCAACGCACAAGGTCCTACACAACCCGCGCCATcccctccctgtcctcccctcctccctgctccagtCACAGGGGCTTCCTCACTGTTCCTGCCCCAGGGCCATTGCACGTGCTGATGCTGTTGCgctgcctggaatgctctcccTCTCAGGTATTCCCATGACTGAAACTCTCTTCAGGTTTCTGtccaatgtcacctcctccaaaaGAAAAGGATTTGAAGAGGTGGTCTGGCTCCTGCGTCCACACTTTTACCACCACCTCCCCCTACCTTATCTCTCAGAGGCCACAGAATCTTTTGGCCCAACTGGAGCCACCCTTGATCATCCAAGAATCCCTCCCATTCTTTGGCCAATCTCATGCAGTCTCTCCATAGCCATTTCCTGAGGATTTATTGTGAGCCCTACCCACACAGAATCATCTTTATCTTCCTGAATCTTTCTCAAATCAGAGAGGGGCagtcacttgtccaaggtcacacggcTTGTCCTGTCGATCCCTAGACTCCAGATTAAACTACTGTGTACTAAGGAGGAGAGGTGCTGGGGGGAGGGAGAGCCTGGGCTCTGAAGTCATGTGGGTGTGTGCATTTAGCTTGACCTAGTGCATGTGCTAaattgcctcagtcatgtctggctctttgcaaccctatggactgtagcctgccaggctcctctgtccatgggattctccaggcaagaatactggagtgggttgccatgccctcttccaggggatcttctcgacccagggattgaacccaggtctctcgtgtctcctgcattgggaggtgggttctttacccctagtgccacctgggaagcttgaccGAGAAGTATGAGGAAAGCTTTCCTAGAAGGTTGTTCAGTGTGTGCATTGCCCTTGAACTTGAGGGCTGCAAATGTGCCCATTGTTTTCACctatgctgttccctctgtcttGCACACCTTTCCTCTTTTCATTGCCCTTTGGTCAGCCCAAGTCCCACTTATCTTTTAGGCTGAAGACATCATTAAGAATGATACTGATAATAAAACCTACAACAAAACATCAAAtgcttatgtattttttcctctgtgcTACGCATTGTTCTGAGTTCCTTATAAATATTAGTGGCTTTAAGCCTCACAGTCTTGAAAAGTAAGTCTCCGTATTAACCCTGTTTTAAGGATCAAGAGACTGAGGCACAGGAAGATTGTAGGGCCTGTCCAAAATCACCCAGTGGATTCAATCAGTGATTGAGTTtgacttatttttccttctcttcctatttatttatcttcccaGCTCCCTTCAGCAGGATGTCAGCTGCAGGGGTGGACAgagctttgtttgttttgttcttggcTATATTCCCAGGGTGGGTACAGTGGGGCCTGGGGTAtgcagtaggtgcttaataagtatttgtCGACTGCatgaagtggcagagctgagatctgAACGCTGCAGTCTGGCTCAGGTCCATCGGTTAAATTAAAAtgccacctcctctgggaagccttctctACCCTGCACTTCGCCTGTTGTGTCAGAGGCCTCCCCTGGATTCCCACAGTGGCCTGTGTATCCGCTTTCCCCACTGGGCTCTGAGTTCCTCAGTCCAGATGCTAGGTGGAGAATTTTCACCAAGCATGTGGAAGTGAAAgaattggggggaggggggcgcttCCCTGCCTGTGCCTCACGGTGACTCACCAAACACAAAATTGTCAGGACGAAAGATCTGGCCGAAGGGGCCAGAGCGGACAGAGTCCATGGTGCCCGGCTCAAGGTCCACCAGGACAGCTCTGGGCACGTAATTTCCTCCTGCAGAGAAGCAGATGGACAGCAGCTTGGTCAACTCCAGGAACCAGCACCCAGTCCCCTCCCAGgccctctccacccccactcTGGCCAGGTGCCTCTGCCCCCTTACCAGTGGCCTCATTGTAGTACACGTTGATTCTCTCCAGCTGGAGGTCACTGTCCCCGTGGTATGTGCCCGTGGGATCAATGCCATGCTCATCACTGATTACCTCCCAAAACTAGAGAGGGGGAGGTGGAAAGGACCAAGAAGGGGGAGTCAATGGCCAGgccttcccccacctccatctcctGAGCTCAGGATCCCCAATCACCTCCCTGGCTGCCACCTGTCCCCCAGCAAGGTGAGTGGGGGACCGGGTCGCAGGGTGGGCAGGCGAGGATGAGGCAGCAAGTAGGGAGAGGTGGGGGCGGGGTTAAGCAGATTCAACACCCCAGCCAAGACGGCCGGTGGGGGCAGCTTTCCCTGGCTGCTGCCGTGGGCAGGGGCGGGGTTTCTTTGTGCCTGTGGAGGGGCCAGCGGGCCAGCTGTGAAGCCAGCTGTGGCGAGCGGACAGAAGGCCGGGCCCCACCCCCATCAGTTCTTTGTTTCCCAGCTTGGCCCTGCCCTTCGCGCCCCTCCCCCACCGACCCTGGGGTGCTGGCTTCCTGGGGGACCTGGCCCCCACAGTGGAGGAGCGCTGCGGGCTCAGTGGACTGCGCTCGGCGTCCTTCCAGGGCCCGGTCCCCCCGCGCACCTTGGCTCCGATCTGGTTGCCGCACTGGCCGGCCTGCAGGTGCACAATCTCCCGCATGGCTGTGGAGCTGATGCTGGACTCGGCGGCGCTGGCGCTGGTGCTGATGCTGCGAACTGCGGCGGCGAAGGCGGCGGCGAAGCACGGTCTCTGCGCCCCCGGGGCGCCTCTATATGAGCAGGCGGGGCTCGCGTCACGGCCCGGTCACCGGCCAGCTCCGCCCCCTGGTCCCGCCCCGGGACGGAGGGTGCAGGGAGGGAAGGAtatccctcccctgcctcctagAGACCTCCCGGAGTGGGGATGCGCTGGACCCCCTTTTACTCCCAAATCTGGGCAGTGGGGGCGAGGCCTATCGGGCGCCCTCAGTACCCTCTCCCTCCGTCCCACCCCTCCCGCCGCCAGCCCGGCCTGGCAATCTGGGATTTGCCGGgattgggtggggagggggttggggtggccgagaggaagggagagagcccGGTAAACATGCAGCGGGGAGATTCAGCCTCTCCCCGCTCTCGCCCCCGCCGCGAAAGaccctgcctcagtttctccggCCCaagcctcccttcccatcccgTTTCGTTGTCATTCTCCAGAAACGCTCGCTTTAACCACGAGGGCTCGTGGTGGGGGCCGAACTGGCTGCTCCAGAGGAGCTGGCTGtttggggaggtgggaggcggtCGGTTCCTGCTGGACTTCTCTTGAAGCTGCGTAGTAAGTAAAACCACGATTTGCCTTCCATGTTCGACTGCGGATGCTTCTGGAAGCCGacggaggggtgtgtgtgtgtgtgtgtgtgtgtgtgtgttgggcgggggtggggtgggggggactgtGCACTCCCCCTGGACACCTCTATTGGGCTCTGAGTCTGTCGCAGGTGGGGTCATCCTCAGCGTCGCCTGGGGTCGAACAGCAGTGATTAAGACGTATAGCTGGATTACAGATTGCAGGGGAATAGAGGGCCCCTCCGAGGTGGGGGGCTGCCTTGTTCCCCCCAGCTCGGCACCTTCCTGTTCCATTGCTACAATTTATTACAAGTCATCGCCCTGCCTTTGCATTGGTAATTAGTACATGACCTTGCACAGGTCACTTGGCCTCCCCCTGCTGAATTTCCTCCAAGATGGAGCCGTCAGGAATGCCTGCCCTCTAGGCAGTTGGGAGGGTCTGAAAGCCCGCCCCAGGGTCCCCCGGCAGAGTGAACAATAAGTTGTAACTATTGGTATTACAATCATTATTGTGACACTGGGCTAGACTTCCTGTGCTGCCTCTCTTGGGGTCGGCTTCTGCTGGCATCCCAGGAAGCCTCCACATCCTCTGTGGCTTCTGGCTGCTTCAGGGTAGGGGTGGGTTTGGCCAGGCCCTTGGAAGGGCTGGGGCCTCACAGTTCTCACCAGTGGCTTCCGATTTTGTGGTTCTCCACAGGGCAGGGACACTTGGCAATGTCCCGGGACGTTTTTAGTTATGCctaaatgttgtgtgtgtgtgtgtgtggctactGGCACCTGGTAAGTGGGTGTTGCTGAGCATTCTAAGGTGCACAGGCA
Proteins encoded:
- the TUBB4A gene encoding tubulin beta-4A chain, whose translation is MREIVHLQAGQCGNQIGAKFWEVISDEHGIDPTGTYHGDSDLQLERINVYYNEATGGNYVPRAVLVDLEPGTMDSVRSGPFGQIFRPDNFVFGQSGAGNNWAKGHYTEGAELVDAVLDVVRKEAESCDCLQGFQLTHSLGGGTGSGMGTLLISKIREEFPDRIMNTFSVVPSPKVSDTVVEPYNATLSVHQLVENTDETYCIDNEALYDICFRTLKLTTPTYGDLNHLVSATMSGVTTCLRFPGQLNADLRKLAVNMVPFPRLHFFMPGFAPLTSRGSQQYRALTVPELTQQMFDAKNMMAACDPRHGRYLTVAAVFRGRMSMKEVDEQMLSVQSKNSSYFVEWIPNNVKTAVCDIPPRGLKMAATFIGNSTAIQELFKRISEQFTAMFRRKAFLHWYTGEGMDEMEFTEAESNMNDLVSEYQQYQDATAEEGEFEEEAEEEVA
- the LOC102410329 gene encoding histone H2B type 1-C/E/F/G/I, with translation MPEPAKSAPAPKKGSKKAVTKAQKKDGKTRKHSRKESYSVYMYKVLKQVHPDTGISSKAMGIMNSFVNDIFERIAGEASRLVHYNKRSITSREIQTTVRLLLPGELAKHSVSEGTKAVTKYTSSK